The genome window CCATACTTTTAatggaaattaattttgatatctataaaattttatacactAAAAATTTATGGGTGAAATCCTGGAAAGAGTTtaagataaagataaataaatttacggTGAGTTttagaagtttttaaaaacctacTAGTATGACTTGTTTggatttgattatatataatttttgtttttataaataaaaatattatttctataTCCATCTCATTTTGCCCCGttctatttaaaaacaaaatttggacaataatgaaaatacatataaataaattagacgGAGTAGGGATGGGGTCAATTGACTTGAGTTGAACCCGTTTCATTAATGTCATTCCTATTTGCGACCACCACTTGCAAGACACATGGCGATAATTTATAATAACAAAATCATATAAACATAAACCctcatttcaaaataaataaagtgacAAGTTGTAAAATCAACAAACTAAAGCACGAAATACTTAGACTAAGAAACACTCCACTAGAAGAATTAGAGGTTTGGTTACTTCTAGAATCGGATGCAGTCCCTGCACCAAAAACTGAAAACGGGGATGGAGCCGAAaatggagatggagatggagaCAATGATATGGATGGGAACATGGTTTCCGGAGACGGGGATGCCATGGGCGATGTCTCCCAGTAACTCTCATTACCTGCAATACATTCATCATTAGTGTACGTACTCATAAATATTAGAGTTGGAGAAAGCTTCTGAATGGAGGAATTTCTCAAGCTCGATGGCAATTACCTGAGCAATTAACATGAGAAGAATTTACCAAGCTGcaccaagagaaaaaaaattaggaacttTTAACAAAGCTTTACATACGTAGTGAAGAAAAGCAGTAGTTGATTTGGTCTACATATATCTTGGACATGCAGGTTCTGTAAAATTATTTGGTCATATTTGgcttgatttttagaaaatgggAGAGCCCCACATGAATAAAAGGGTTGTCATACCTTCTGAAAATTTTCCGACCGCCATGGCCACGGTACACACAAGTGGTGATGTTGCACCCAGCAGGAGTTTTGGTGACAACCACATCGCCTATGAAGAGATGGGATGCTTTGCACTGTAAACGATTGCAGGCGACCATGATCCCAGATGGAAAGCATTGCAGGCTGATCATCAaacaatgaaattaaatatatgatGATGTAGAGCtaataatgaaaaagaaaatatatagaaaaaaaaagggagttTGATTACTTGAGATGAGTGGGTGTGCAGCTACATCTGATGCAGTTATTGGCAGTGAGAGCATAGGAGCCATTTGCAACTATTAGGCTTTCGTTGTACCACCTGAGATTTGCTGATGAACATGCTGCACATACACCATCAAGCTACTCAAAATGGTATTCACAATCACCAAGTAATTTATACACATGTTGTGAAAATGGTTTAAGAGACCGGTGGTAATTTGTGTCGGTACTTCGTGTTTGTGTCTTGTCAAAGAGtaagtattttaattattaaataggtaataTGTTGTGTCGTCAATTTAATCTATTTAACGATCAGATCATCTTatcatataattatataattaatgtcTTAACTAGATATGCTTTTACTtcaatttattgatattttcgtTAGACGATACATTTTACTTATATATCGTATCGATCTTCTCCGATACACGATATCTCCCAATATTTTTGTCATTGGTTATaagtatataatttatataatattaaaattttttaaattaagaatatatataattaaaaaacttaataacattttattttttattttttaaattattaaattaaatgataaagataaatataaatgtattaaatattattaatttaaatatataaaatacttataatatttaagtataaatatatatttgagataaaataaaattttatcatttaattttatttacatgtcaaaaattatatattctattattttataattttaaaaattattatattattttatacttcattaaaaaaataaacaggGAGTTAAATATTTACAACTTAGTAATTTTCTTCAATAGTTTCCCAAATTAAGACTTGATTGACAGAACATCACTTATTTCTAGTATCCTATCCCCACCTAAGGAGACAAAAAAGGTAAAGACAAAGGTGGGGTTATGGGTTATGACCCTTTTCAGATTATGGCCTGGTTGGTGTGTGACAGTAATTGACCCTAATTTTTCCTCCAATCTGAGTAAAATTAAACCCTCAACAAACAACCGAGAAGTAGTCCAAAAATTTTATGTAGCTCCAACGAGTCCAACCTACCAAAGAGCTCACGGGTTATGCAAGGTGACCAAGGACATATATACCAGTAAAATCTACAGTTTTACTATACCACTAGTATAAATGCGTGTAGTGAAATCTAAATTATTGGACATGACATAAACAAAGGTAGAAGATGTAGACAATGTACATGTTCCTTATCTAAATTATTGGACAATGACATAAAGGTAGAAGATGCACACAATGTACACGTTCCTTATACCGAAAAAACAAAGTCGTATGTTTCCTCGTTGTTTCTTCCATATCTAATAACTTAAGATTTGTGAGGCAATCGATGGTTTATGATAGTCTTAAttgttaattaatcaaatttatcctaggtgttaggaagtgtcctaaattcctaattagtatagattcattttttgtaaagaatattatataaaatatttctaggttaatatattattgtaatattagacttccttatagaataaggaaggttgttggaaatatttttataaatattctaggtcataaggggaaaaagttatgagatggtgATGGGCttgtagagactatacgagtTGGATAGAGATATGAGGAAGAATGGGAGGTACCCGATGGAGcaagagggctcgtagtaaggtatggtgGGGAAACATGAGATATTTTGAGAAcccaataattatatttggttctgtcctctgtaatattctctattgtatagtgaaattattctctctcatccgtggaggTAGGCATGTAGGCATGGTTggtcgaaccacgttaaaacctcatgtaccatatgtgtgattgttttatctttgtgttcttaaactaacattgttggcatcaaagttTTCGTTGGCATAACACTAGGCAATTCGAAGAAGAACAAGCGTGTGAGAGTCTcatatatcatcaacatatctACAATTTTTGAGGAAATTAAGGGCACAACAATCCTAGGTTCCAGCAGAAATTGGTGATGATAATCGACTAACCTGGTATTGGGATAGCCAGAATGTCTCCGGGGTTGATCACCGGTTGGCCGAGGCCGTTAACCGCGGCCAAGTCAGTGACAGTAGTATGATATCGAGCTCCAATGCTGCCCAAGCTCTCCCCTCTCTGTACCACATATGACATGTACACAGCAGTCGCACCGTTGTTTGTGTTACCAAAACATGTGCATGGCAATGGAATCACAAGGCTCTGCCCATACCCAGCCCCTTTTCCTCCATTAACGCTTCTTATCTGATCTGCACTCACAAGCCCCCCGTACCCCTCTGATATTAAATCCATCGTGTCAGCCGCTTTGACTGTGTAAGTAGTGGACAGAGAACGGCGAATGCCGTCCACACAAGGACACAGGATGGGGACTTTCACGAGTGATTTTGCAGGGATGATTTGGCTTGCAGAGGATGGCCTTGTTGGGTCCATGGAGTTGGTAGCCAAGATATCAGAGATGTTGACTTGGAAGCGTGATGCAATCTCAGAGAGCTTGGAGTCCCAAGGAAGAAGATAGGAGAGAAGAGAGTTGCAGGAGTCTGAAGAACTGCACGGTTCAATTACAGACTTTGCTTGCGTTATGGAACCAAAAGAAAGTAAAGAAAGTaaagaaagatgaagaagaagaagaagaagaagacggtGGAATTgatctctcatttctttcttcttttttttctctggaGTTGGGAGCCAGGTGGGTTGGCTGTGGCCTGTGAAGAAGACAATATAATTATCAGAAAGATAGTTGGGAAGACACTGACAGAGACAAAAGCAGAGAAGATGATAAGGGGGTTGAAGGGAGGATAGGACAATGGATACCCATCTAACTCCTGAGAAGGTCAGCCATGGAACCTAACAGTCATTGGGGATTACTGGCTTAGCAGGTATCATCACACTTC of Vitis vinifera cultivar Pinot Noir 40024 chromosome 17, ASM3070453v1 contains these proteins:
- the LOC100247526 gene encoding lysM domain-containing GPI-anchored protein 1; translated protein: MGHSQPTWLPTPEKKKKKEMRDQFHRLLLLLLLHLSLLSLLSFGSITQAKSVIEPCSSSDSCNSLLSYLLPWDSKLSEIASRFQVNISDILATNSMDPTRPSSASQIIPAKSLVKVPILCPCVDGIRRSLSTTYTVKAADTMDLISEGYGGLVSADQIRSVNGGKGAGYGQSLVIPLPCTCFGNTNNGATAVYMSYVVQRGESLGSIGARYHTTVTDLAAVNGLGQPVINPGDILAIPIPACSSANLRWYNESLIVANGSYALTANNCIRCSCTPTHLNLQCFPSGIMVACNRLQCKASHLFIGDVVVTKTPAGCNITTCVYRGHGGRKIFRSLVNSSHVNCSGNESYWETSPMASPSPETMFPSISLSPSPSPFSAPSPFSVFGAGTASDSRSNQTSNSSSGVFLSLSISCFSLLILQLVTLFILK